The following are encoded in a window of Oncorhynchus mykiss isolate Arlee chromosome 11, USDA_OmykA_1.1, whole genome shotgun sequence genomic DNA:
- the LOC110536253 gene encoding rho GTPase-activating protein 25 isoform X2 — protein MSLKLPRNWDFSTLKAETARIARSKSVMPGEGSPGSGSPGSTTTSMERPLKAGWLRKQRSIVKNWQLRYFILRGSTLTYHKDEKEGSVQGVIQLRFSKVNELPLNQDDPGKFLFEIMPRSSGDRERCPYILMANSHSEMDEWVRTLRRVVGAPSSGAIFGKSLGDTVTYEQRFGPHMVPVLVQKCAEFIREHGLSEEGIFRLPGQDNTVKQFRDAFNAGERPSFPSDTDVHTVASLLKLYLRDLPEPVVPWTQYQDFLDCSPMLDPNSAAGRERLEKQITLLPRPNYNLLSYMCRFLFEVQQNSKVNKMSVENLATVIGINLLKPQIEDPITMMTGTPQIQKLMTVMIRQHEALFPPSKDVAPSPPSKKSESKKNSAPRSFVGWESAECEGFQSESPEEEEEDTDTLGAEPVTISIPQQPHYPFSSSDLDPLSGSPRKRTQTLPTLNCPVPGSGRARKLEAMNRWSRIQESSEENGEKTLSEDIFKILDLQKTSLFGGAQKDWEDRGTARRGSDITVTYDDITAISSKPSNDPQQKPQSKTTEKKTEASTAVVPSSALQPDSKADQQEDSQGNSEHLSTSLQQRNKELSATVAELQSALDTEKRCVSALEIRLRNAEHSRDEAQRRNQELDQEIQQFLSREPQGPT, from the exons ATGTCTCTCAAGCTACCTCGGAACTGGGACTTCAGCACCCTCAAAGCTGAAACCGCCAGAATAG CGCGGTCTAAGAGTGTGATGCCTGGAGAGGGCAGCCCTGGGTCAGGCTCGCCCggctccaccaccacctccatggaGAGGCCACTGAAGGCCGGCTGGCTGAGGAAACAGAGGTCCATCGTGAAGAACTGGCAGCTGCGTTACTTTATCCTGAGAGGGAGCACACTGACCTACCATAAAGACGAAAAGGAAGGGAGTGTCCAG GGAGTGATCCAACTGAGGTTCAGCAAAGTAAATGAGCTCCCACTGAACCAAGACGACCCAGGGAAATTCCTGTTTGAGATCATGCCGC GCAGCAGTGGTGATCGGGAGCGGTGCCCCTACATTCTCATGGCCAACTCCCACAGTGAGATGGATGAGTGGGTCCGCACGCTGCGCAGGGTGGTTGGAGCACCCTCTAGTGGAG CGATATTTGGCAAGAGCCTGGGTGATACTGTGACCTATGAGCAGCGGTTTGGCCCCCACATGGTGCCCGTCCTGGTGCAGAAGTGTGCTGAATTCATCAGAGAACATGGACTGAGTGAGGAGGGCATCTTTAGACTACCGGGACAAGACAACACCGTCAAACAGTTCAGGGACGCTTTCAACGCCGGAGAGAGACCTTCCTTCCCAAG TGACACAGATGTCCACACAGTAGCGTCGTTGTTGAAGTTGTACCTAAGGGATCTGCCTGAGCCAGTGGTTCCTTGGACACAGTACCAAGACTTCCTAGACTGCAGCCCCATGCTGGACCCCAACAGCGCTGCA GGTCGTGAAAGACTGGAGAAGCAGATCACCCTCCTTCCTAGACCCAACTATAACCTCCTCAGCTACATGTGCAG GTTCTTATTTGAGGTGCAGCAAAACTCCAAGGTGAACAAGATGAGTGTTGAAAACCTGGCCACGGTCATTGGGATCAATCTGCTCAAGCCCCAGATCGAGGACCCCATCACTATGATGACGG GGACTCCTCAGATCCAGAAGTTGATGACAGTGATGATCAGACAGCATGAGGCTCTGTTTCCTCCGTCGAAAGACGTGGCTCCTTCACCCCCCAGCAAGAAGAGTGAGAGCAAGAAGAACAGTGCTCCACGCAGCTTTGTGGGCTGGGAGTCTGCTGAG TGTGAGGGCTTTCAGTCAGAGtctccagaggaggaggaggaagacacagACACCCTGGGGGCTGAGCCAGTTACCATCTCCATCCCCCAGCAGCCCCACTACCCTTTCTCATCCTCAGACTTGGACCCCTTGTCTGGAAGCCCCCGCAAACGCACCCAGACCCTGCCTACATTGAACTGCCCTGTCCCTGGGAGCGGGAGGGCCCGCAAGCTGGAGGCCATGAACCGCTGGAGCCGCATCCAGGAGAGCAGCGAGGAGAATGGAGAGAAGACTCTCTCAGAGGACATCTTTAAGATCCTGGACCTGCAGAAGACGTCTCTGTTCGGAGGTGCCCAAAAGGACTGGGAGGACAGAGGGACGGCCAGGAGAGGAAGTGACATCACAGTCACCTATGATGACATCACAGCCATCTCTTCCAAACCGAGCAATGACCCCCAGCAAAAGCCTCAGTCCAAGACCACTGAGAAGAAGACAGAGGCCAGTACAGCTGTGGTTCCATCTTCAGCCCTCCAACCAGACAGCAAGGCTGACCAGCAGGAGGACAGCCAGGGAAACTCAGAGCACCTCAGTACTAG CCTGCAGCAGAGGAACAAAGAGCTGAGTGCCACAGTAGCAGAACTGCAGTCAGCCCTGGACACAGAGAAGCGCTGTGTGTCCGCTCTGGAGATCCGGCTGAGGAACGCGGAACACAGCCGAGACGAGGCCCAGAGACGTAACCAGGAGCTGGACCAAGAGATACAGCAGTTCCTCAGCAGAGAACCACAAGGGCCAACTTAG
- the LOC110536253 gene encoding rho GTPase-activating protein 25 isoform X1: MLRALLTSCLCLVKSLLRLSLTFWCVCSHSAAARSKSVMPGEGSPGSGSPGSTTTSMERPLKAGWLRKQRSIVKNWQLRYFILRGSTLTYHKDEKEGSVQGVIQLRFSKVNELPLNQDDPGKFLFEIMPRSSGDRERCPYILMANSHSEMDEWVRTLRRVVGAPSSGAIFGKSLGDTVTYEQRFGPHMVPVLVQKCAEFIREHGLSEEGIFRLPGQDNTVKQFRDAFNAGERPSFPSDTDVHTVASLLKLYLRDLPEPVVPWTQYQDFLDCSPMLDPNSAAGRERLEKQITLLPRPNYNLLSYMCRFLFEVQQNSKVNKMSVENLATVIGINLLKPQIEDPITMMTGTPQIQKLMTVMIRQHEALFPPSKDVAPSPPSKKSESKKNSAPRSFVGWESAECEGFQSESPEEEEEDTDTLGAEPVTISIPQQPHYPFSSSDLDPLSGSPRKRTQTLPTLNCPVPGSGRARKLEAMNRWSRIQESSEENGEKTLSEDIFKILDLQKTSLFGGAQKDWEDRGTARRGSDITVTYDDITAISSKPSNDPQQKPQSKTTEKKTEASTAVVPSSALQPDSKADQQEDSQGNSEHLSTSLQQRNKELSATVAELQSALDTEKRCVSALEIRLRNAEHSRDEAQRRNQELDQEIQQFLSREPQGPT, translated from the exons ATGTTGAGAGCCTTGTTGACATCCTGCCTGTGTTTAGTAAAGAGTCTCTTAAGACTGTCTTTAACATTCTGGTGTGTTTGTTCCCACTCTGCTGCAGCGCGGTCTAAGAGTGTGATGCCTGGAGAGGGCAGCCCTGGGTCAGGCTCGCCCggctccaccaccacctccatggaGAGGCCACTGAAGGCCGGCTGGCTGAGGAAACAGAGGTCCATCGTGAAGAACTGGCAGCTGCGTTACTTTATCCTGAGAGGGAGCACACTGACCTACCATAAAGACGAAAAGGAAGGGAGTGTCCAG GGAGTGATCCAACTGAGGTTCAGCAAAGTAAATGAGCTCCCACTGAACCAAGACGACCCAGGGAAATTCCTGTTTGAGATCATGCCGC GCAGCAGTGGTGATCGGGAGCGGTGCCCCTACATTCTCATGGCCAACTCCCACAGTGAGATGGATGAGTGGGTCCGCACGCTGCGCAGGGTGGTTGGAGCACCCTCTAGTGGAG CGATATTTGGCAAGAGCCTGGGTGATACTGTGACCTATGAGCAGCGGTTTGGCCCCCACATGGTGCCCGTCCTGGTGCAGAAGTGTGCTGAATTCATCAGAGAACATGGACTGAGTGAGGAGGGCATCTTTAGACTACCGGGACAAGACAACACCGTCAAACAGTTCAGGGACGCTTTCAACGCCGGAGAGAGACCTTCCTTCCCAAG TGACACAGATGTCCACACAGTAGCGTCGTTGTTGAAGTTGTACCTAAGGGATCTGCCTGAGCCAGTGGTTCCTTGGACACAGTACCAAGACTTCCTAGACTGCAGCCCCATGCTGGACCCCAACAGCGCTGCA GGTCGTGAAAGACTGGAGAAGCAGATCACCCTCCTTCCTAGACCCAACTATAACCTCCTCAGCTACATGTGCAG GTTCTTATTTGAGGTGCAGCAAAACTCCAAGGTGAACAAGATGAGTGTTGAAAACCTGGCCACGGTCATTGGGATCAATCTGCTCAAGCCCCAGATCGAGGACCCCATCACTATGATGACGG GGACTCCTCAGATCCAGAAGTTGATGACAGTGATGATCAGACAGCATGAGGCTCTGTTTCCTCCGTCGAAAGACGTGGCTCCTTCACCCCCCAGCAAGAAGAGTGAGAGCAAGAAGAACAGTGCTCCACGCAGCTTTGTGGGCTGGGAGTCTGCTGAG TGTGAGGGCTTTCAGTCAGAGtctccagaggaggaggaggaagacacagACACCCTGGGGGCTGAGCCAGTTACCATCTCCATCCCCCAGCAGCCCCACTACCCTTTCTCATCCTCAGACTTGGACCCCTTGTCTGGAAGCCCCCGCAAACGCACCCAGACCCTGCCTACATTGAACTGCCCTGTCCCTGGGAGCGGGAGGGCCCGCAAGCTGGAGGCCATGAACCGCTGGAGCCGCATCCAGGAGAGCAGCGAGGAGAATGGAGAGAAGACTCTCTCAGAGGACATCTTTAAGATCCTGGACCTGCAGAAGACGTCTCTGTTCGGAGGTGCCCAAAAGGACTGGGAGGACAGAGGGACGGCCAGGAGAGGAAGTGACATCACAGTCACCTATGATGACATCACAGCCATCTCTTCCAAACCGAGCAATGACCCCCAGCAAAAGCCTCAGTCCAAGACCACTGAGAAGAAGACAGAGGCCAGTACAGCTGTGGTTCCATCTTCAGCCCTCCAACCAGACAGCAAGGCTGACCAGCAGGAGGACAGCCAGGGAAACTCAGAGCACCTCAGTACTAG CCTGCAGCAGAGGAACAAAGAGCTGAGTGCCACAGTAGCAGAACTGCAGTCAGCCCTGGACACAGAGAAGCGCTGTGTGTCCGCTCTGGAGATCCGGCTGAGGAACGCGGAACACAGCCGAGACGAGGCCCAGAGACGTAACCAGGAGCTGGACCAAGAGATACAGCAGTTCCTCAGCAGAGAACCACAAGGGCCAACTTAG